CCCTGCCTTCTTTAAAAAGAATCCACCCACAGAAAACGATTACTCCGTTGGCCTTAAGCTTACTCTGGGAGACTTCGAGTTATTTGGTGCTGGCGATTTAGGCGGCGAAAATATCGTCCGCCGTTTTGGCCCCGTAAGTTCAAGCTACAATGATATCGAATCTTACATCTCGAAAGATGTAGGAGGCGTTGAGGTCTACCGCGTCAATCACCACGGTTCTGGTCACAGCTCCAATGCATGTTTTACCGAAGTGATGCAGCCAAGTGTCTCTGTGGTCTCCTCGGGGCACAACAACCCCTACAAACACCCCGCTGCTGATGTGTACCAGCGGCTTAAGAAATACAGCGACGTATTTATCACTGGCGGTGTCGCAGAAAAGACACGAGACGCTATCCCTTCCATCACAGAGGATGTGGTAGGTGGTGATGTTGAAATATTAGTCTCTCCCGATGGAAGCACTTTCTGGGTAAACGCAAAGCGCTATCAAAGCCGCAGTGAAGCCGAGGAAGAAGCAAGCGCGACGCGTTCAAAGGTATGCACCGACACCCGACTGAATCAATTCAAAGAAGATAATTTTAAATACATCAAGGGCCGCGTCGGGGACTAAACCGCTGCCTTTAAATTCTTCGGCGTCGACCAACATACCTTCAGTGTAATCTATTTAAAATATTACACCTAAGATATCTCTTTAGTATAATACATTAAGTATTAAGACAGAGATCTCAATAAGTGAACGTCATTTCAATCGAGCCTATATGGTAGGTATCGTACCGTCCTGTGCGCTCACCTGCTCCTGCCGGAGTTTCTCCCTGAACAACTTCTCCACTCTCAGAAACCTCGTATACGGGTTGAATGGTGTTGCCGTAGGAAATCAATGAATAGCGCGCTCTAACGCTTAGCCAATCAGAAAGGTTTTGGCGCCAATCCAGGTAAGCTGAGGTCGTGCCATCAGGAGTGCCCAGAGTGTAACCGTCTGGGATATCCTCGATAAGGCTTGGATACTTAACAGCCACCTGCTCCAAAGCATGGGCCACACTTAAACGGACCAATGCGCCCCGAATAGGCTTTGCCGAAATACTTCCCCGAAAACTATGCGTGAGCATCATTTTATCATCAAAATTCGAAACGTCTTGAGCTGCCCCGCGGTAATGGAATGAAAAGCGGTAGCCCTTTAAACGCTCTGTGGTGATCCCTGTACTCCAGGAATGCCGAGCACCCTTCCCAGTGATGTAGAGATCTCCTTGAAACTCATCATAGGAGGCACTGCCAAGTTCATAACGTTCTTCCCCGCTGTAAACTTCATCTCGTCCACCCTCACCGATGTCATTATCGCTGTAGTTGTAGGTAAGGTTCAGCCGCTCTTTTTTGGACAAATCGAAAATAGCGGATTGACGTACACGCATGTCCCAAACATCATTATCGAGCCACTGAAGCCCACCTTCGTCATCATACACATCGAGTTTAATCTTGTTGAATATATCAGCCGACGTCACCAATCGCAGCCACTTTGTAGGATCAAGGCTAGACTGAAAGCGAACCCCCCGCTCATTGCGGCGACGGCTACCAAAGGTGGTACTGGCTGCAGCATAAGAACGCGCATAGGGATTATCGTAAAGATGCGTATAATAACGCCCCGTCAATGTGAGTTCCGCCGATTTGGCCGGTTCCCAGACTGCGCGTAGAAGACCAGCGTGACCACCCGTGTCGCTGTAGGCATAGGAAAGCCCTGCATCGAGATAGTCGTTGCCCCAGCGCGCACTCACACCCACAGAACCGTAAACCGGTCTGCGTGGGTTGGTAGTGGTTCCTGAAAATTCAGGCTCCGCAGGCTCGGCCACAACAAATCGAGTTTCACCCCGATAACCTGTCACCGAAAGACTCGTGCTCTCATTTAAGCTCCAGGTAACATTCGCCCCGGTAACCAATTCTCGAAACGCATTGGCTATCGTTTGGTATTGATAAGAGGTCCCCGTTTCAGGGTCATAAATACGGCTTGAGTGACACATATTGTCCTCGCCGCAAGTGTAACCTTCAGGACAGTCTGTGCTGCTTCCACACGTATTCTCGCCGCCTTCTTCAGGGAGATAGAGTGCATCTAAGCCGTGTCGCATTTGATACTGATACAAATTCTCAGTTTGGTACGAGGCAAATACCGTTGCATCTAGCCAGCCATACTCAAAGTCTGCCTGTTCCAAGCTTAGTGCTGCTCCAAAAAGCGGTGCCGAAGAACGGTAAAGCCCAGATTCATTGTTACGGTACAGACCTTTAGCGTGCCGCCACCCGTGAGGATGCCGAGTGCGGGTAGTATCAAAAACCAGTTTTTCTCCAAAGCCCACATCATAAGAGCCCACGATGCCACTCCAGCTATTTTCGCGGACGGAGACAAACACCGAATGCAAGTCAAACTCTGACGAGGGCGCACCCAGCAAGGCTCCGCGGCTGTTGTCCCAAGACACATCTGTAAGCCGAGTCATCAAAGCGGCCACACCAAACCCGAAAGTGGACAGTGCTGTGCCGTGAGCATCGAGCATAAAAGAAGGTGTTGCCGGCGGCTCAGCAGCAAGGTTTAATTGGTCTTCTGCACGCCCAGTTCCCTTCCGTAAAATGGACCCAACCTTCACTTTTAGCTGTAGCGGATCCTCTTCTTCTATTTGCCC
The sequence above is a segment of the Deltaproteobacteria bacterium genome. Coding sequences within it:
- a CDS encoding helix-hairpin-helix domain-containing protein, which codes for MKRFLSLGILWLVICLSSVAQAREYGTYVFINTCDDLEEFLLQTDITEDEYELLAALCERPMNINGADRDMLYDLPGMTYGVAQEMINYRSEHGAFARVGTLMQVAGVTDALLAQIKPFIQVKYGGDIYSDAMGAAGQIEEEDPLQLKVKVGSILRKGTGRAEDQLNLAAEPPATPSFMLDAHGTALSTFGFGVAALMTRLTDVSWDNSRGALLGAPSSEFDLHSVFVSVRENSWSGIVGSYDVGFGEKLVFDTTRTRHPHGWRHAKGLYRNNESGLYRSSAPLFGAALSLEQADFEYGWLDATVFASYQTENLYQYQMRHGLDALYLPEEGGENTCGSSTDCPEGYTCGEDNMCHSSRIYDPETGTSYQYQTIANAFRELVTGANVTWSLNESTSLSVTGYRGETRFVVAEPAEPEFSGTTTNPRRPVYGSVGVSARWGNDYLDAGLSYAYSDTGGHAGLLRAVWEPAKSAELTLTGRYYTHLYDNPYARSYAAASTTFGSRRRNERGVRFQSSLDPTKWLRLVTSADIFNKIKLDVYDDEGGLQWLDNDVWDMRVRQSAIFDLSKKERLNLTYNYSDNDIGEGGRDEVYSGEERYELGSASYDEFQGDLYITGKGARHSWSTGITTERLKGYRFSFHYRGAAQDVSNFDDKMMLTHSFRGSISAKPIRGALVRLSVAHALEQVAVKYPSLIEDIPDGYTLGTPDGTTSAYLDWRQNLSDWLSVRARYSLISYGNTIQPVYEVSESGEVVQGETPAGAGERTGRYDTYHIGSIEMTFTY